One region of Proteiniborus ethanoligenes genomic DNA includes:
- a CDS encoding BlaI/MecI/CopY family transcriptional regulator, with the protein MKIFVNIDEIIELLEEHNWAESTVRNFLSRIIDKGYLKTEKDGRKNVYIPLVSQDYINKKSKGIIKRLYDNSVKKFVAELYESDSIGQNDLLELKKYLDEKIEERREING; encoded by the coding sequence ATGAAAATATTTGTGAATATCGATGAGATAATAGAATTATTAGAAGAACATAATTGGGCAGAGAGTACGGTAAGGAATTTTTTATCTAGAATAATAGATAAAGGATATCTTAAAACAGAAAAGGATGGAAGGAAGAATGTATATATACCTTTAGTTTCTCAGGATTATATAAATAAAAAAAGTAAAGGGATTATTAAAAGGCTTTATGATAATTCTGTAAAAAAATTTGTAGCAGAATTATATGAATCCGATTCCATTGGCCAGAATGATTTATTAGAATTAAAAAAATACTTAGATGAAAAGATAGAAGAAAGGAGGGAAATAAATGGATAA